Proteins from a single region of bacterium:
- a CDS encoding HypC/HybG/HupF family hydrogenase formation chaperone, with protein MSNVKKGDYVIVHAGFAIEKLNRKEAEKTLKIIKEI; from the coding sequence TTGAGTAATGTAAAAAAAGGTGATTATGTAATTGTTCATGCTGGCTTTGCTATTGAGAAACTTAACAGAAAAGAAGCGGAAAAAACATTAAAGATTATAAAAGAGATTTAA
- a CDS encoding 4Fe-4S binding protein yields the protein MRNKVTFIRRIVQIISLILLIYGGYIFKTRLHTETGKPLFPALKPPEGSVSTTQFKQGSILWPSGDNPVLENYPPSLVCRFNPKGGLFKACIFHFVSENLTWQTHIKYLLPHLTLFAFLCFLFGRMWCGWICPIGSIGDFITSIRKKMNIPAKRFPDGFRSGLRFSSYGIMGIAFFISGLIGMPNFARFQCYWFLPYCQICPARLICPVFGLIKPNWKDFETTITTMFTLLAWIVMGIFLAAFYFGRRIWCHLCPVGLINSFFNKGAGIELKKKTISCNKCGLCADACPMGLKEMYEKNSDGVYNQNGCIMCLRCVEICPKEGCLSANFFGKKFTESKFK from the coding sequence ATGAGAAATAAGGTTACTTTTATCAGGAGAATTGTTCAGATAATATCCCTTATCTTGCTTATATATGGTGGTTATATTTTCAAGACACGGCTACATACAGAAACAGGTAAACCGCTATTTCCTGCTCTGAAACCACCTGAAGGTTCTGTATCCACGACCCAGTTTAAACAGGGCTCTATACTCTGGCCTTCAGGAGACAATCCTGTACTTGAAAATTATCCACCATCGCTTGTATGCAGATTTAATCCCAAAGGAGGACTTTTCAAGGCATGCATATTCCACTTTGTTTCTGAAAATCTTACATGGCAAACACACATAAAATATCTACTACCACACTTAACACTGTTTGCTTTTCTATGTTTTCTCTTTGGAAGGATGTGGTGTGGATGGATATGTCCTATTGGTAGTATCGGTGACTTTATTACCTCTATCCGTAAGAAAATGAATATCCCTGCAAAACGGTTTCCTGATGGGTTCAGGTCTGGCTTGCGGTTTTCATCCTACGGGATAATGGGCATTGCTTTTTTTATTTCAGGTCTTATAGGGATGCCTAACTTCGCAAGATTTCAGTGTTACTGGTTCTTACCTTACTGTCAGATATGTCCTGCACGGCTGATATGTCCTGTGTTCGGGTTGATAAAACCAAACTGGAAGGACTTTGAAACCACCATTACTACAATGTTTACACTTCTCGCATGGATTGTTATGGGTATCTTCCTTGCAGCATTTTATTTCGGGAGGCGGATATGGTGCCATCTATGTCCTGTGGGACTTATAAACTCTTTCTTCAATAAAGGGGCAGGGATTGAACTAAAGAAAAAAACAATAAGTTGTAATAAATGTGGTCTCTGTGCTGATGCCTGTCCTATGGGGCTTAAAGAGATGTACGAGAAGAATTCTGATGGTGTTTACAATCAGAATGGTTGTATTATGTGTTTAAGGTGTGTGGAGATATGTCCGAAAGAAGGATGTCTGTCTGCAAACTTCTTCGGGAAAAAGTTCACAGAGTCAAAATTTAAATAG